GTCGTAGACCGCCGGCGCCAGCCCCTTGCCCTCGCGCGCCATCCAGAGCAGGCTCATGAACTGGTTGGCGAAGGACATGTCCATCACCTCGGAGGGGTGGCCCTCCGCCGCGGCCAGGTTGACGAGACGGCCCTTGGCGAGCACGAAGAGGCGCCGGCCCCCGGGGAGCGCGTAGCGCTCGTTGTTGGGGCGGATCTCGACCGGCGCGCCCTCGGCCAGGCGGGCCAGCTGGACGAGGTTCAACTCGCAGTCGTAGTGGCCGGTGTTGCAGACGACCGCGCCGTCCTTCATCGCCTGGAAGTGGCGCTCGACGACGACGTCCTTCATGCCCGTCGCCGTGATGAAGATGTCGCCCAGGGGCGCCGCCTCGTCCATCGTCATCACGCGGAAGCCCTCGAGGTTGGCCTTCAGCGCCGCCGTCGCCTTGACCTCGGTGACGAGGACCTCCGCCCCCATGCCGCGCGCGCGCAGGGCGACGCCGCGCCCGCAGTGGCCGTAGCCGGCGATGACGAACTTCTTGCCCGCGAGCAGGATGCTCGTCGCGCGCAGGATGCCGTCGATCGAGGACTGGCCCGTGCCGTAGACGTTGTCGAAGTCCCACTTCGTCTCGGCGTCGTTGACCGCCACCACCGGGTAGCGCAGCTTGCCGTCGGCGGCCATCGCGCGCAGGCGGTGGACGCCGGTGGTCGTCTCCTCGGTGCCGCCGTGGATCTGCGCGCAGCGCTCGGGGTGCCGCGCGTGGGCGCTGAAGATGAGGTCGGCGCCGTCGTCGAGGGTGAGCGTCGGCGCCGC
The sequence above is a segment of the bacterium genome. Coding sequences within it:
- a CDS encoding adenosylhomocysteinase; the protein is RAAGAEVVWSGCNPLSTNDEVAAALAASETPIFAWHGMSTDEFYWAIDQCLEAAPTLTLDDGADLIFSAHARHPERCAQIHGGTEETTTGVHRLRAMAADGKLRYPVVAVNDAETKWDFDNVYGTGQSSIDGILRATSILLAGKKFVIAGYGHCGRGVALRARGMGAEVLVTEVKATAALKANLEGFRVMTMDEAAPLGDIFITATGMKDVVVERHFQAMKDGAVVCNTGHYDCELNLVQLARLAEGAPVEIRPNNERYALPGGRRLFVLAKGRLVNLAAAEGHPSEVMDMSFANQFMSLLWMAREGKGLAPAVYDIPAAQDEEIAALKLKTLGLAIDRLTPEQIAYASDYSAGT